One genomic window of Tatumella citrea includes the following:
- the prmB gene encoding 50S ribosomal protein L3 N(5)-glutamine methyltransferase gives MDKIFVDEAVNELHTIQDMLRWAVSRFSAADIWYGHGTDNPWDEAVQLVLPTLYLPPEIPEDMYTARLTSSEKKRIVERVIRRVNDRVPVAYLTHKAWFCGHEFYVDERVLVPRSPIGELINHRFTGLINTQPERILDMCTGSGCIAIACAYEFPEAEVDAVDISADALAVTEQNIEAHGLMHQVTPLRSDLFRDLAAIKYDLIVTNPPYVDAEDMDDLPDEYRHEPELGLAAGSDGLVLVQRILANAADFLTDDGVLICEVGNSMVHMIEQYPEVPFTWLEFENGGDGVFMLDRQQLIEAMPYFRQYQF, from the coding sequence GTGGACAAAATTTTCGTCGATGAGGCAGTGAACGAACTGCACACCATTCAGGATATGCTGCGCTGGGCAGTAAGCCGCTTTTCAGCGGCTGATATCTGGTACGGGCACGGCACAGACAATCCCTGGGACGAAGCTGTTCAGCTGGTTTTGCCGACCCTCTATCTGCCACCGGAAATTCCGGAAGATATGTATACTGCGCGTCTGACCAGCAGTGAGAAAAAGCGTATTGTTGAGCGGGTGATCCGCCGTGTTAACGATCGGGTGCCGGTCGCCTACCTCACTCATAAAGCCTGGTTTTGCGGGCATGAATTTTATGTGGATGAGCGTGTGCTGGTTCCGCGTTCGCCAATCGGTGAGCTGATTAATCATCGTTTTACGGGGCTGATTAATACCCAGCCTGAACGCATTCTCGATATGTGTACCGGCAGTGGTTGTATCGCCATTGCCTGCGCCTATGAATTCCCGGAAGCAGAAGTGGACGCTGTGGATATTTCGGCTGATGCTCTGGCCGTGACTGAACAGAACATTGAAGCGCACGGTTTGATGCATCAGGTCACTCCTCTGCGCTCTGATCTGTTCCGTGATTTAGCTGCGATTAAATATGATTTAATCGTGACCAATCCGCCGTACGTTGATGCTGAAGATATGGATGATTTACCGGATGAGTATCGCCATGAGCCTGAATTAGGACTGGCAGCCGGCAGTGATGGCCTGGTGCTGGTGCAGCGGATACTGGCGAATGCCGCAGATTTCCTGACCGATGACGGCGTGCTGATTTGTGAAGTCGGTAACAGCATGGTGCATATGATTGAGCAGTATCCTGAAGTGCCTTTTACCTGGCTCGAGTTTGAGAATGGTGGCGACGGGGTGTTTATGTTGGATCGCCAGCAACTGATCGAGGCAATGCCTTACTTCAGACAGTACCAGTTTTAA
- the ccmI gene encoding c-type cytochrome biogenesis protein CcmI, which yields MSALWLSICIILLAACALILTSGWRSGKDTSNQRDQLNKSFYRQRLTELEQDEQQGVVAEKQEMIAELQQTLLTDIPENQRQTQARTSGRWVLWPGLIVLVLITLGMYLKTGGLLQVMQWNQIRNDYPALRQRLMDPHAKNLSMQELQEFEVGLRTSLQSDPDNLNDWEMLGRLGMVLNNVPLSSQAFQRALKLSPNNTALKLDYAEVLVRSPDPEDNRQAEVMLGDMLKADPQNIRILSLLAADSFTEQNYDKAIGYWQKMLTMIPADSKEADAVRKGIEQARTNAGQQTSKLTLNIAIAPAAEKMLTPNGILYISVTDGVSPVPVAVKRLPLSHFPLTITLDDSNAMMPERLLSAQHTIQIRARISRDGAANPQSGDWFGQTDKIQYNGQQTVAVEINQQQP from the coding sequence ATGAGTGCCCTTTGGTTAAGCATCTGTATTATATTACTGGCGGCGTGTGCATTAATTCTCACCAGTGGCTGGCGTTCAGGAAAAGACACCAGCAATCAGCGTGATCAGCTGAACAAATCTTTCTATCGTCAGCGTCTGACCGAGCTGGAACAAGATGAACAGCAAGGTGTTGTCGCTGAAAAACAGGAAATGATTGCTGAGTTACAGCAAACATTACTGACCGATATTCCGGAAAATCAGCGTCAGACCCAGGCGCGGACTTCCGGTCGTTGGGTATTATGGCCGGGGCTGATTGTATTAGTGCTGATTACCCTCGGAATGTATCTGAAGACTGGTGGTTTGTTGCAGGTCATGCAATGGAATCAGATCCGCAATGATTATCCGGCATTGCGTCAGCGTCTGATGGACCCTCATGCCAAAAATCTGAGCATGCAGGAGTTGCAGGAATTTGAAGTCGGCTTGCGGACTTCACTGCAATCCGATCCAGATAATCTGAATGACTGGGAAATGCTGGGCCGTCTGGGCATGGTGCTGAATAATGTACCGCTTTCCAGCCAGGCTTTTCAGCGTGCACTGAAATTGTCACCGAATAATACGGCGCTGAAGCTGGATTATGCCGAAGTGCTGGTCCGGTCTCCGGATCCTGAAGATAACCGTCAGGCAGAAGTCATGCTGGGAGATATGCTGAAAGCTGACCCGCAAAATATTCGTATCCTGAGTCTGTTGGCTGCTGACAGTTTTACTGAGCAGAACTACGATAAAGCGATTGGTTATTGGCAGAAAATGCTCACTATGATCCCTGCCGATTCGAAGGAAGCAGACGCGGTACGTAAAGGCATAGAGCAGGCCCGGACCAATGCAGGGCAACAAACCAGCAAGCTGACACTGAATATTGCGATTGCACCGGCAGCAGAAAAAATGTTAACACCGAACGGAATATTGTATATTTCCGTAACTGACGGTGTTTCTCCGGTTCCGGTTGCGGTGAAACGACTGCCATTAAGCCATTTCCCACTGACGATTACGCTGGATGACAGCAATGCGATGATGCCGGAACGTTTGTTATCTGCACAGCATACTATCCAGATCCGGGCGCGGATTTCCCGGGACGGAGCAGCAAATCCTCAGTCAGGGGACTGGTTCGGCCAGACTGATAAAATTCAGTATAATGGTCAACAGACAGTGGCTGTTGAAATCAACCAACAGCAGCCCTGA
- a CDS encoding YfcZ/YiiS family protein, which yields MTDAIKKCSANETAACCCVDVGTVMDNSDCTASWSARYVDRPAAESALATLTAKARAVESSPCEIVANFSNEAESVRLDAEFIFSCQAESMIFQLGLR from the coding sequence ATGACTGATGCAATTAAAAAATGTAGTGCCAACGAAACCGCGGCCTGTTGTTGTGTAGATGTGGGAACGGTGATGGATAACAGTGACTGTACTGCCAGCTGGTCTGCCCGCTATGTTGATCGCCCGGCGGCAGAGTCTGCGCTGGCAACACTCACTGCCAAAGCCCGCGCAGTAGAATCTTCACCTTGCGAAATTGTGGCTAATTTTAGTAATGAAGCAGAATCTGTCCGGCTGGATGCTGAATTTATATTTAGCTGCCAGGCTGAAAGTATGATTTTCCAGTTGGGCCTGCGTTAA
- the smrB gene encoding endonuclease SmrB has protein sequence MNSKKTPHEDQALFRQLMSDTRRLKQDTVLHTPLRTSGRNIPEKRALSEQADNSHYFSDEFQPLLAEEGPVRYVRADVSHYELKKLRRGDYTPEIFLDLHGLTQQQAKQELGALLAACRREHLFCASVMHGHGKHILKQQTPLWLAQHPYVMAFHQAPRLFGGDAALLVLIETEEWQPPELL, from the coding sequence ATGAATTCAAAAAAAACACCTCATGAAGACCAGGCATTGTTCCGGCAACTGATGTCAGATACCCGACGCCTGAAACAGGATACTGTGCTGCATACCCCGTTGCGGACCTCAGGGCGTAATATTCCGGAAAAACGTGCACTGTCTGAACAGGCAGATAACAGCCACTATTTTTCTGATGAATTTCAGCCATTGCTTGCTGAGGAAGGGCCGGTCCGCTATGTGCGGGCTGATGTCAGTCATTATGAACTGAAGAAACTGCGTCGCGGGGATTATACGCCGGAAATATTTCTCGACCTTCACGGTCTGACACAGCAACAGGCAAAACAGGAACTGGGGGCATTACTGGCGGCATGTCGCAGGGAGCATCTGTTTTGCGCCAGTGTCATGCACGGACATGGTAAGCACATTCTGAAGCAACAGACACCTTTATGGCTGGCTCAGCACCCGTATGTGATGGCCTTTCATCAGGCCCCACGGCTGTTTGGAGGCGATGCTGCATTACTGGTGTTGATTGAAACAGAAGAGTGGCAACCTCCGGAATTACTCTGA
- the fadI gene encoding acetyl-CoA C-acyltransferase FadI, whose translation MNKSQPLRTRQGERIVFTHGLRTPFVRQATDFHGLPAMELGRILISELMARSELSPEIIDLLVFGQVIQMPEAPNIAREVVLSSGLLPRTDAYSVSRACATSLQSVASVAENMVAGHCKAAIAGGADSSSVLPIGVSKPLAKALLDMSKAKGWYQKLACLSGMGLRDFLPQQPTVAEYSTGLRMGDTAEQMAKSYHISRLEQDNYARNSHQLAAQAWDSGQLDKEVMTVWLAGKSAPVSRDNTVRADSSPEDYQRLKPAFDRRNGSVTAANSSILTDGAAAVIMMTESRARDLGLRPLGFLRSYAFTAIDVWHDMLLGPAFASPLALERAGITLQDLTLIEMHEAFAAQVLVNQKMFSDPLFASEKLKRMQPLGEIDPQRFNVQGGSLAYGHPFAATGARMITQTLNELQRRGGGLGLVTACAAGGLGAAMVLEVE comes from the coding sequence ATGAATAAATCCCAGCCTTTACGTACGCGACAGGGCGAACGAATTGTATTTACTCATGGTTTACGCACACCGTTTGTCCGTCAGGCGACCGATTTTCACGGGTTGCCTGCGATGGAATTAGGCCGGATTTTAATTTCAGAACTGATGGCTCGCAGTGAGCTGTCCCCCGAAATTATTGACTTACTGGTATTTGGTCAGGTGATCCAAATGCCGGAAGCACCCAACATTGCCCGTGAGGTGGTACTCAGCAGTGGTTTACTGCCGCGTACAGATGCCTACAGCGTTAGCCGGGCCTGTGCAACCAGCCTGCAGTCAGTTGCCAGTGTGGCTGAGAATATGGTGGCTGGTCACTGTAAAGCAGCTATTGCTGGCGGGGCTGATTCATCCTCTGTGTTGCCCATTGGAGTATCTAAACCACTGGCAAAGGCTTTGCTGGATATGAGTAAAGCCAAAGGCTGGTATCAGAAACTGGCCTGCCTGTCCGGGATGGGATTGCGAGATTTCCTGCCTCAACAGCCTACGGTAGCTGAATATTCCACCGGATTACGGATGGGAGATACCGCAGAACAGATGGCAAAGAGCTACCATATCAGCCGGCTGGAGCAGGACAATTATGCAAGAAATTCTCACCAGCTGGCGGCACAGGCCTGGGATAGCGGGCAGCTGGATAAGGAAGTGATGACCGTCTGGCTGGCCGGAAAATCAGCCCCGGTCAGCCGGGATAATACCGTTCGTGCCGACAGCTCTCCGGAAGATTATCAGCGCCTGAAACCCGCGTTTGATCGCCGTAACGGCAGTGTGACTGCTGCAAACAGCAGTATTCTGACCGATGGCGCTGCGGCGGTGATCATGATGACTGAATCACGGGCACGGGATCTGGGGCTGAGGCCGTTGGGGTTCCTGCGGAGCTATGCGTTCACAGCCATTGATGTGTGGCACGATATGCTGCTTGGGCCAGCCTTCGCATCGCCGCTGGCTCTGGAGCGGGCTGGCATTACGCTACAGGATTTAACCCTGATCGAAATGCATGAGGCTTTTGCGGCCCAGGTGTTGGTGAATCAGAAGATGTTTAGTGATCCACTGTTTGCCAGCGAGAAGCTAAAACGGATGCAACCGTTGGGCGAAATCGATCCGCAGCGCTTTAATGTTCAGGGAGGATCGCTGGCCTATGGTCATCCGTTTGCGGCAACCGGCGCAAGAATGATTACCCAGACGCTTAACGAACTGCAACGCCGTGGTGGTGGGCTGGGGCTGGTGACTGCCTGTGCAGCAGGTGGTCTGGGTGCGGCAATGGTCCTGGAGGTCGAATAA
- the fadJ gene encoding fatty acid oxidation complex subunit alpha FadJ: protein MTTEAAFRLTIGDDHVAVITLDVAGEKVNTLKAEFVDHLRTVIDAARKDPQLAGIVFISGKKDSFIAGADLRMIDNCQSAGEIEFISQQAQSLMADIAALPVTVVAAINGACLGGGLEFALACDIRICTNDEKTRLGLPEVQLGLLPGSGGTQRLPALIGLAEALPLILTGKTLRPRQALRIGLVDEIVSPEGLLQIARQKAVSGKKTPRSPDFRQRLLSVGPIRQIYFRIARRQVEQKSRGHYPAVERILSLLEHHRTVPSAGDYQQESRFFAELAMTPESAALRRLFFISTALKKAQELPPGVVPVNRVVVLGGGLMGGGIAAISALNAGVVVRIKDITPQGVRHAINYSAAILRKKVQRKHLSKALMAKQMSRITGDTEWRGMSHCPLVIEAVFEDLATKQQMVAETEQRCMPSTVFASNTSSLSLQDIALNAERPENIIGLHYFSPAEKMPLAEIIPQPATSERTLALTLAFARQQGKIPLVVADRPGFYVNRILTPYLNEAMHCLLEGEPVEVIDQALVDFGFPLGPFQLLDQVGIDVAAKISPVLYQAYGERFQTPERISAMINDGRKGRKNGKGFYLYPAKKTRFSRKSQADSAVYSLLQVKPHARLAPEEIARRCVLMMLNEAMRCLDEQVIRSEEDGDAGAVFGIGFPPYLGGPFNYIRQQGEEKILRELDQAAGQYGERFTPCRPVPE, encoded by the coding sequence ATGACGACAGAAGCAGCTTTCCGTCTGACGATCGGCGATGATCATGTTGCCGTGATTACCCTGGATGTGGCAGGGGAAAAAGTGAATACCCTGAAAGCGGAGTTTGTTGATCATCTACGCACGGTAATTGACGCTGCCCGTAAAGACCCTCAGTTAGCGGGAATAGTCTTTATTTCCGGGAAGAAAGACAGTTTTATTGCCGGGGCTGATCTGCGGATGATTGATAACTGTCAGAGTGCCGGTGAAATTGAATTTATTTCACAGCAAGCTCAGTCGCTGATGGCTGATATTGCGGCATTGCCGGTGACGGTTGTCGCTGCGATCAACGGCGCCTGCCTGGGGGGCGGGCTGGAATTTGCGCTGGCCTGCGATATCAGGATCTGTACCAATGATGAGAAAACCCGACTGGGACTGCCGGAAGTACAGTTAGGCCTGTTACCGGGATCCGGAGGTACACAACGTTTGCCTGCGTTGATTGGCCTGGCGGAGGCCCTGCCACTGATTCTAACCGGAAAAACCCTCCGACCTCGCCAGGCATTGCGGATAGGACTGGTGGACGAAATTGTCAGCCCTGAAGGGTTGTTACAGATTGCCCGACAAAAAGCAGTTAGCGGGAAAAAGACGCCCCGTAGCCCGGACTTCAGACAGCGTTTGTTATCCGTCGGCCCTATTCGACAAATCTATTTCCGGATAGCCAGGCGGCAGGTTGAGCAAAAAAGTCGTGGCCATTATCCGGCCGTTGAACGGATACTTTCTCTGCTGGAACATCATCGTACTGTGCCCTCAGCCGGGGATTATCAGCAGGAGAGTCGCTTTTTTGCAGAACTAGCGATGACCCCGGAATCTGCCGCATTGCGCCGGTTATTTTTTATATCCACAGCCCTGAAGAAAGCGCAGGAACTTCCTCCGGGAGTCGTTCCGGTAAACCGTGTCGTAGTATTGGGCGGTGGGTTGATGGGAGGCGGGATTGCGGCCATTAGTGCATTAAACGCCGGAGTGGTGGTAAGAATTAAAGATATCACGCCACAAGGTGTTCGGCATGCCATCAACTACAGTGCCGCAATTCTCAGGAAAAAAGTTCAGCGCAAACATTTGAGCAAGGCGCTAATGGCTAAGCAGATGTCCCGTATTACCGGAGATACTGAATGGCGGGGAATGAGCCACTGCCCCCTGGTGATTGAAGCCGTATTTGAGGATTTAGCGACTAAGCAACAGATGGTAGCTGAAACGGAACAACGTTGTATGCCATCCACGGTATTTGCTTCCAATACTTCTTCATTGTCTCTGCAGGATATTGCCCTGAATGCAGAACGACCTGAGAATATTATCGGGCTCCACTACTTCAGCCCTGCAGAGAAGATGCCACTGGCTGAGATTATCCCACAACCAGCAACTTCTGAACGAACTCTGGCTCTCACCCTGGCGTTTGCCAGACAGCAGGGAAAAATACCCTTGGTGGTCGCAGACCGCCCGGGATTCTACGTAAATCGTATTCTGACCCCTTATCTCAACGAAGCAATGCACTGTCTGCTGGAAGGTGAACCGGTTGAAGTGATTGATCAGGCGCTGGTGGATTTTGGCTTCCCTCTCGGTCCGTTTCAGTTGCTGGATCAGGTAGGAATTGATGTGGCTGCTAAAATATCCCCGGTACTATATCAGGCGTATGGTGAGCGTTTTCAAACGCCTGAACGAATTTCAGCGATGATTAATGACGGGAGAAAAGGCCGCAAGAACGGTAAGGGTTTTTACCTCTATCCGGCAAAAAAAACGCGTTTCTCCCGTAAGTCTCAGGCTGATTCAGCTGTTTATTCATTGTTGCAGGTGAAACCTCATGCCCGGCTGGCTCCGGAAGAGATAGCCCGGCGTTGCGTACTGATGATGCTTAATGAGGCTATGCGCTGCCTGGATGAACAGGTGATCCGCAGTGAGGAAGACGGAGATGCCGGAGCCGTATTTGGAATTGGTTTCCCTCCATACCTTGGCGGCCCGTTCAACTATATCCGGCAACAGGGTGAAGAAAAAATATTAAGGGAACTGGATCAGGCGGCCGGCCAGTATGGTGAACGATTCACGCCTTGCCGGCCAGTACCGGAGTGA
- the aroC gene encoding chorismate synthase: MAGNSIGQLFRVTTFGESHGIALGCIVDGVPPGIPLTEADIQHDLDRRRPGTSRYTTQRREPDQVRILSGVFEGVTTGTSIGLLIENTDQRSQDYSAIKDLFRPGHADYTYEQKYGLRDYRGGGRSSARETAMRVAAGAIAKKYLQQTHGIVVRGYLAQMGDVRCELRDWQQVEQNPFFSADETVLDALDELLRGLKKEGDSIGAKVSVVAEGVPPGLGEPVFDRLDADLAHALMSINAVKGVEIGDGFAVVSQRGSQHRDEIRRDGFQSNHAGGILGGISSGQAILATLALKPTSSITVPGNTINRDGEEVEMITKGRHDPCVGIRAVPIAEAMMAITLMDHLLRHRAQCADVQSSVPRW, translated from the coding sequence ATGGCCGGAAACAGTATTGGACAGCTTTTCAGAGTCACCACTTTTGGTGAATCGCATGGAATTGCCCTGGGATGTATCGTAGATGGTGTCCCGCCAGGGATCCCGCTTACCGAAGCAGATATTCAGCATGATCTCGACCGCCGTCGTCCCGGGACTTCGCGTTATACCACTCAGAGACGTGAACCAGATCAGGTACGGATCCTGTCAGGTGTTTTTGAGGGAGTCACCACCGGAACCTCTATCGGGCTGTTGATCGAAAATACCGATCAACGTTCCCAGGATTACAGCGCCATCAAAGATCTGTTCCGTCCGGGACATGCCGACTACACCTATGAGCAAAAGTATGGCCTGCGCGATTACCGTGGCGGCGGGCGCTCTTCTGCCCGGGAAACTGCAATGCGTGTTGCGGCAGGTGCGATTGCAAAAAAATATCTGCAACAGACACATGGCATTGTGGTTCGTGGCTATCTGGCACAGATGGGTGATGTCCGTTGTGAATTACGTGACTGGCAGCAGGTAGAGCAAAATCCATTCTTCTCTGCAGATGAAACGGTACTGGATGCACTGGATGAGTTGTTGCGTGGCCTGAAAAAAGAAGGCGACTCGATTGGCGCTAAAGTCAGTGTCGTCGCGGAAGGTGTTCCTCCGGGACTGGGTGAGCCTGTGTTTGATCGTCTGGATGCTGATCTGGCACATGCTCTGATGAGCATCAATGCCGTGAAAGGTGTGGAGATTGGTGATGGTTTCGCGGTGGTCAGCCAGCGTGGCAGCCAGCATCGTGACGAAATTCGCCGTGATGGTTTCCAGAGTAACCATGCCGGTGGCATTCTGGGTGGTATCAGTAGTGGTCAGGCGATTCTGGCGACGCTGGCACTAAAACCAACGTCCAGCATTACGGTTCCCGGTAATACCATCAACCGTGATGGTGAAGAAGTAGAAATGATCACCAAAGGGCGTCATGACCCTTGTGTGGGGATCCGTGCGGTGCCGATTGCGGAAGCAATGATGGCAATTACTTTGATGGACCACCTGCTGCGTCATCGTGCTCAGTGCGCCGATGTGCAGAGCAGTGTACCTCGCTGGTAA
- the sixA gene encoding phosphohistidine phosphatase SixA yields MQVYIMRHGEAALEADSDSVRPLTHCGCSESRQMASWLCKQTVDIERVLVSPYLRAEQTLSEVRGCMQLPKEFEVLPELTPSGDAASVASYLEVLAKQGVSSVLVVSHLPLVGYLVSALCPQEAPPMFATSGIACVSYDENSGQGELLWQVSPSRLDKAM; encoded by the coding sequence ATGCAAGTTTATATCATGCGTCACGGTGAAGCGGCGCTCGAAGCGGACAGTGATTCGGTCAGACCTCTGACTCATTGTGGTTGTAGTGAGTCTCGACAAATGGCCAGTTGGCTGTGTAAACAAACTGTCGATATCGAACGTGTGCTGGTGAGCCCTTATCTGCGAGCTGAACAGACCCTTTCTGAAGTCCGGGGCTGTATGCAGCTGCCGAAAGAGTTTGAAGTATTACCTGAGCTGACTCCTTCAGGGGATGCGGCTAGTGTTGCCAGTTATCTTGAAGTTCTGGCGAAGCAGGGCGTAAGCTCGGTGTTAGTCGTTTCTCACCTTCCGTTAGTTGGCTATCTGGTGTCAGCGCTCTGTCCACAGGAAGCGCCACCGATGTTCGCCACCTCCGGTATAGCCTGTGTCAGCTATGACGAGAATAGCGGGCAGGGAGAACTGCTCTGGCAGGTTAGCCCTTCAAGGCTTGATAAAGCAATGTAA
- the fadL gene encoding long-chain fatty acid transporter FadL: MMHKKQWLKTAVAIGVTLATSQALAAGFQLNEFSAIGLGRSYSGEGAIGDTAASASRNPATMALFDRPAFSVGAVFIDPDVNISGASPSGASLDANNIAPTAWVPDIHYIQPLNDQWWVGASVTSNYGLATEYPNGYTAGPYGGKTDLTTANFNLSTAWRMNSHLSFGVGFDAIYARAKLDRYAGESFAAYGIPADTQISHLKGNKWAYGWNAGILYEVDQNNRFGFTYRSEVKVKFNGNYSSQLPSAYNAVWQQAGLYGTNGSSIPGALTLNLPEMWEVSGWHKVAPRWAVHYSMAYTSWSQFQELKGTGDNGQILMQKDEKFHDAYRLALGTTYYYDDNWTFRAGIAFDDSPVSANYRSISIPDQDRVWLSAGASYAFTPDASVDVGVSYMHGQHVTIHEGPYTFNSDGKAWLYGAGFNYRF; this comes from the coding sequence ATGATGCATAAAAAGCAGTGGTTAAAAACCGCCGTGGCTATCGGGGTAACACTGGCGACCAGTCAGGCTCTGGCAGCCGGTTTCCAACTGAATGAATTTTCTGCAATTGGGCTGGGTCGTTCCTATTCCGGCGAAGGCGCAATTGGCGACACTGCTGCCTCAGCCAGCCGTAACCCCGCCACTATGGCACTGTTTGACCGTCCTGCGTTCTCGGTTGGAGCAGTCTTTATTGATCCTGACGTAAATATCAGTGGTGCCAGCCCGTCGGGAGCCAGTCTGGATGCCAATAATATCGCTCCTACGGCCTGGGTGCCGGACATCCATTATATCCAGCCGCTGAATGATCAGTGGTGGGTTGGCGCTTCTGTTACCTCTAACTACGGGCTGGCGACCGAATATCCGAATGGTTATACGGCTGGTCCCTATGGTGGTAAAACCGATTTAACCACGGCTAACTTTAATCTGAGTACTGCCTGGAGGATGAACAGCCACCTGAGTTTCGGTGTCGGTTTTGATGCCATTTATGCCAGAGCTAAACTGGACCGTTATGCCGGGGAAAGCTTTGCGGCTTACGGTATCCCGGCGGATACCCAAATTTCTCATCTGAAGGGCAACAAGTGGGCTTACGGCTGGAATGCTGGCATTCTGTACGAGGTAGACCAGAACAATCGCTTTGGCTTTACTTACCGTTCCGAAGTCAAAGTGAAATTTAATGGCAACTACAGTAGTCAGTTGCCTTCAGCTTATAACGCGGTCTGGCAGCAAGCTGGTCTTTATGGCACCAATGGCAGTAGTATCCCGGGTGCGCTGACCCTTAATTTGCCGGAAATGTGGGAAGTCTCGGGCTGGCATAAAGTAGCACCGCGCTGGGCAGTGCACTACAGCATGGCTTACACCAGCTGGAGTCAGTTCCAGGAACTGAAAGGTACCGGGGATAACGGTCAGATTCTGATGCAGAAAGATGAAAAATTCCATGATGCCTATCGTCTGGCATTAGGTACCACCTACTACTATGACGATAACTGGACCTTCCGCGCCGGTATTGCTTTTGATGACAGCCCGGTATCCGCCAATTACCGGAGTATTTCTATACCCGACCAGGACCGTGTCTGGCTGAGTGCCGGTGCCTCCTACGCCTTTACCCCAGATGCCTCTGTAGATGTCGGTGTCTCTTATATGCATGGCCAGCACGTGACTATTCACGAAGGCCCTTATACCTTTAACTCCGATGGTAAGGCCTGGTTGTACGGTGCCGGCTTTAACTACCGCTTCTGA
- a CDS encoding cytochrome c-type biogenesis protein, with the protein MKKLILFLAAMMTSFSLWAAIDAYQFKSVAQEEQYRDLTQSLRCPKCQNNSIADSGAMIAADMRQKVYELLQQGQTRQQIVEYMVKRYGNFVTYEPPVTPSTIILWVGPLLFVVAGAAIIILRSRRKKTRAELDTTEQQRLAALLDNDGKPL; encoded by the coding sequence ATGAAAAAGTTGATCCTTTTCCTTGCCGCGATGATGACCAGTTTCAGCCTGTGGGCGGCTATTGATGCCTACCAGTTTAAATCGGTAGCACAGGAAGAACAGTACCGGGATCTGACGCAGTCGCTGCGTTGTCCGAAATGTCAGAATAACAGTATTGCCGATTCCGGAGCGATGATTGCCGCGGATATGCGTCAGAAGGTCTATGAGCTGCTGCAGCAAGGACAAACACGCCAGCAGATCGTTGAATATATGGTGAAACGTTACGGGAACTTCGTCACCTATGAGCCTCCGGTAACACCTTCGACCATTATCTTGTGGGTCGGACCACTGTTATTTGTAGTTGCAGGTGCTGCGATAATTATTTTACGCAGCAGAAGAAAAAAAACGCGGGCTGAGCTGGACACAACAGAACAGCAAAGACTGGCCGCGTTACTGGATAATGACGGGAAACCGCTATGA
- the mlaA gene encoding phospholipid-binding lipoprotein MlaA → MHYRLTSLGVASLLLVGCAGSKPATDNTKQVTKPETQHIAKAAVAAPQSQPAASGAGQRSDPLEGFNRTMFNFNYNVLDPYVLRPVAVAWRNYVPVPARTGLSNALSNLDEPSSMVNSLLQGHVNQAAIHFTRFFLNSTLGLGGFIDVAGKANPKLAREHANGFGTTLGRYGVGYGPYVELPGYGSFTVRQDGGDMVDTLYPPLSFLTIWLSAGKWALEGIETRAELLDSDAMLKQQSDPYSFIRNAYFQRYDFLANGGKLKPEVNPNAQAIQGDLSEIDSD, encoded by the coding sequence ATGCATTACCGCCTGACCAGTCTGGGGGTGGCCAGTTTACTTCTGGTAGGGTGTGCCGGTAGTAAGCCGGCCACTGATAACACAAAGCAGGTTACGAAGCCTGAGACGCAACATATAGCGAAAGCTGCTGTTGCGGCCCCGCAGTCACAACCTGCAGCCTCAGGGGCAGGGCAGCGTAGTGATCCGCTGGAAGGTTTTAACCGCACGATGTTTAACTTCAACTACAACGTGCTGGATCCTTATGTGCTTCGTCCTGTGGCAGTTGCCTGGCGTAATTACGTGCCGGTGCCTGCCAGAACGGGTCTGAGCAATGCGCTGAGTAACCTGGATGAACCATCCAGTATGGTGAACTCCCTGTTACAGGGACATGTAAACCAGGCGGCAATTCATTTTACCCGCTTCTTCCTGAACTCTACTCTGGGGCTGGGCGGATTTATTGATGTGGCCGGTAAAGCGAACCCTAAACTGGCACGCGAACATGCGAATGGCTTTGGTACCACGCTGGGCCGTTACGGTGTCGGATATGGTCCGTACGTAGAACTGCCGGGTTATGGCAGCTTCACCGTTCGCCAGGATGGTGGTGATATGGTTGATACGTTGTATCCACCATTGAGCTTCCTCACCATCTGGCTGTCTGCCGGTAAATGGGCCCTGGAAGGTATCGAAACCCGCGCCGAATTACTGGATTCGGATGCAATGCTGAAACAGCAAAGTGATCCGTACTCATTTATTCGCAATGCTTACTTCCAGCGTTACGATTTCCTTGCTAACGGCGGGAAACTGAAACCAGAGGTCAACCCGAATGCTCAGGCAATTCAGGGGGATTTAAGCGAGATTGATTCTGACTAG